The sequence CAACTGATGAATCACAACCCATGGATCGTGTACTGGCAATGCAATAGGTCAGTAACAGCTGGAAATTTCATCAATAACAAACTGTTAAGAACGGTGTTTAGtaaattaaatatttcatCAACTACCTACAACTACGTTTCTTTTAACTATTAATCAGCCGCCATAGTTATGTCTAAGTGTCACTTGCTACTAAAAGGCCTGTTTCATTGTATGGAATCAGGTGAGAACTAAGAACATTAGGCTGCTCCCAGAGAGACATCTAGcgaaaagtttttcttttcgtgaatTAAACCCTATAGAGAccactaataaaaaaaaaaaccgaaaatcATCTTGGTTGTCAAACAAATAGAGGTATAGGACCATTTATACAGGAATTTCAAGGATTGCCTAAAATAGTAGTGTACTACTGGATCAATTTCGTTATCGTGACATACTATGTAACACCAACTTACATATACACTAAATACTATACTATATACATTAAAAACATGAGTATTATTGCCTTTTTATgaatactaaaaaaatataatctAATCATTTCTACCATTCCGTCTATATATCgagcttttaaaaaattaccttgaaatagaaaatagtgGACAGATAGATGGCCCAAGTTGTATTGCTCAAAGCGAACTGCCCCAGTGTCTCCCTTCACAAGTATTTGAGAGCAACAGATAACTGGTAAGGCCTTAACAAATGTAGTAGACCTTGTATGGTAATAGTCATGGACCAAGAATACTGTAGACGGCAGGTGAGCAGCGTACTTGGAATCTAAAATTTGctgttatgttttgttttgtcgttAATTTTTATCATTGCATGCGTAATCGAGCATCACATCGTAAAGCGCCTCGACTAATTAAAAATAGCTGGGATTATCCCTGGGAAATAGGCGTGGCTACTGCGAAACTTTTGTTGTCTTCGTTGGTTAGCCACTCAGTGGCGGTTTAATGTCTTAGAAAGCTTTCCATTTTACCTTCCCAAAAGCTTGCtcacaaaaacaaataaaaatgtgtcGTCTGAACTACGAGTCTTAATGACAGCTATTTTCGTAGTTTGACAATTTTAGCCAACATCACGAACACTTGATAAACAAGCTGGGCTGGGCTGCATTTGCAATGTGATTTGTAACTATAACTGGAATATGGAAGAAAAAGTGAGTTTGCTGGTGGCTCCGGCTATGTTTAGGTTTTTGAAATGGGTCACTCGGTTGTGGTTTGGCTTTTTATGTGactaatcaaatcaaaaaaaaaaaatgattccattttttttttaaaaggattaTACGCTATTAAATTTTTCGGAAAGACAAAACATTGAGTaaacgaaattatttttttttattttttttctattcggaTAAAATcgattcaaattttaaaaaaagtgaaCAGGCTATATAAAACCTTTGTTTGGTTATAATAAAATGACATAGACCCTCTGTGGTAAACAATGCATTGCCCATACGATGTAGATATGTGTACATGTGTCTTCGTCCTTGATCGGGAATTGCCCAAGACAATCACGAatgaatataaaaacaacGTGCCTTTAAACTGAAGCATTTCTCAGCACTTATGACGTCACACTCGCCAATCACCGTAGAAGGAAATCtcgagctttttttttttttttttttttttttgaaaagctcagctttaaaaatttaaacccTTCACATGATTTTTAATTCCCGAAATTATTGATGGAATTAAGTATCTCCGACGCTTTCGTTTGTAAGAAtgccattcattttcttcgaagaaattcaatttccttCCTTGAtctagcgtttttttttgtttgtttatctTTGTAGTCGATCTTTGGTTGTTCAGTAACGCATGTGAACCCATGCTCCGGATTCATCTCTCCGAAAATATCTAGGTCGGTTATCTTGAAAGACCGTAACTGCAGGGAATGGATGATCGCGCATATACTTTAAAGCGGCCCTGATCTTGCTTGCAAAATGAGGCAATTCCACCTCAGGTGCGGTAGACAATTGTGAAACGATGAAATCGTCAGTCTGAAATTGATCAAAAAGAAGCCAccccacaaacaaaaatgaatcaatttCACCTGTACAACATAACATCATTGATTACGCGTACCTGTTCCAACCACAGGTTTACACCACGCAGCGGCTGGTAGTGATAAGGCCCGACACGCATCACGCCCAGAGTACAGTCGTACATATCCATCagctaaaataataattaggtacattgtaaaaaaaatattgcatgTTTTggatttaataataaaaaaatgattggtgGTGTAAGCGTTACATGAGAGGAACCCGTTAATTGCCTAGCCGATCGCAATGCCATGTCCGGTCCTTTGTCGGGAAAGGTGGCGTGAAATATCTCGCCCGTCTTGACATTGAAGCCTAAAtattcaaagagaaaataaaacaaattcattattacaattttttttttaaggatcaGATCGTTAGATGGACGTACCAACTCCGTAGATGATTGGCCAAGCTAATCCACCGCGGATGGTCGTGTTCATTTCACCGATGCACGCGAAAACTAAATCGATTTCGACGGGCTCTTTGTGAAACGCATCTTTGaaaatagaacaaaacaaaatcaaatgagaTGAACTGATTGAAAACATCGACATCAGAACTTACGCAAGAGATTAATGACAAGACGTTCAGAATATCCTCTAGGATCCATATAACCACCAACAAGGTGAAGCTCTATTCTGCCGTTTGCGTAACCCAATGAGACCTCTTGTATTCGTGATATTAACGGCGTGATGCCGCTCTCTTGGTCAGCACCGTCGACGTGAGCCATGCACGTCGCTCCCGAACCTGTCGTCAAGAAATTCAGAAGTCATTTGGGAAGCGTTCTAATTGATTCGAATAATTTGAAAGTCAGTGCGAACCGGTGTGACGTAAAATGACGACGATGCACGTGCTGCAATCATCCGTTCCCAagattgaaacattttctgcttacaaaaacaaaagggattGATTAAAATCGATTGTGAATCAAGATCGAAATGATTTGTTGAAATTCTGTGAAATCCATCCATGAAATATTataggaagaaaagaaagagggagtGGATGCTTTCAGGAATGACTTCCGGACTGGCGGGATGGGTAACACGTGTTTTTTCCTTACTATCTTGCGGAAGAGTGACGGCAAACTCTCGCTGATGGAGATAGAGCAGGCCGATGGGCGAAACCACTTTGGGCGGCAGAGAGGCCACGTGAGCTGCAGCTTCCTTGAGATGCGGCGCCGCGTGGAACAAGTTCCTCGAGTCAATGGAAGCCTCGTCGAGGACTACTCCACCCAATACAAGCACCATTTCCTAAACGAAGCGAACATatagtcttttgtttttcagtccATCCTTCCAAAATGTACTACACTAATTTCTACATGGGTTCGGCAACTTAATAAGATTCATTCAACAATTTTCGCTGACCACAAGGCGAAATGAAGGAAAATTACGTAGCCGATGATCGATTTGTTTAACACGTCGAATGGCTCTATTCGAATAACTGGTGATAATCAGCTATAGATAAGATGTTGGATGTTTTAACACCAGCAACAACAGGTCCCCGGGTTGGGTTGAAGAATCGATAGCACATAAGAAAGGGCTGACAAGCGAAGCTGTTTTTCCCTACGAAATATGATCACTTTGACCACGTTTTGAAGGGTTGTTCTTATCTAGTCCGTATATATTTACGTATTCCTCacatttcccccctttttctctgTCTTCTGTTTGCCTCTTTTCTCTGGCCACAAGTTCTCTGAAATCGCTACGACTGTCCCCCCTCTTTCCCAATTTCATTTCTGACCAGCCGTTTAAATATCCTATGCAAAACACGTATCTGTCTTGTGTCTCTATTTCCTAACactcctttaaaaaaaggggggggggggggattgtgtccagaagaaaaaaaaaaagaggaagttcTTTTTTAACATCGCCATCTGTCCAATGTTTGGAACTCAACCATTGCCATCGAATATCGGAAACGTTTCGTGTTATCAGTTTGTGTTTCTGTTTACACGATTCGAATGTGCGCGCgctgcataaaaaaaaaagaaaaagaacgtaaGCAAAACACATGCGAAGAGTTCAAAAGGAAGTTGAGATTGCCACGAGCGATGTTAAAAGAAATcagatgaataaaaaaaaagaaactggtgCATCATTTACGATCGTTCGGCGTGCCGCACGAtggggtgtttttttttttttcatcgagAAAGTTCCGTCTGTCGTTCTATTGCCTCTTTTGATTGGAATTTGATCTTATTaaaaacagctaaaaaaaaaatcatttgataAGAGCTTTAATAAGCAACGATCGTCATCCTCTCCATGTTTTAAAAACAGCCCGATGATGTCGAAAGGGACATGTCGCCTCAATTTTAACGATCAGAGATATAACCAAAAAATAACGACTATGgctatttccttttcttatcCATTCGCTATAAGGAAAAAAGCAGAAATGAACGGGCTTCATACAAAGCGAATGCCGTTCTCGGTCTAcattttttaagttgaaacaacaaaaacaaaattttttttagacatGGCACGCGACAGGTAAGTTTGCTACTGTAAACAATCACGAATTCATGTACGCTTCATTGTTATGATGGAAAATCATAGAGCCACATgcttgaaaaatgaaaacaattcatgaagcaaacaaaaaggtgTTCTTACTTTAATCACAGATAATTAAGTGAGCGTCAATCCGTTGTTTCCTAGCGTGTCTTCAGGTCTTCCTCATCGCTCggcgtttaaaaaatatttgttttcaaaaagaaatggcagagcaaaaaaataaatagcagGGTCCTCTCTTATGTGTcactggcaaaaaaaaatatgaaagtgTAAATAATCCTGCGCGCTGCGTGATGATGCTTCGACGTCGAGGATGGACCCACGACTACATCCGAGGTACGAAACGAGCAAATCTCATAAGCCACTTGAATTCAGCCGCTAGGGCAATAGTCATCGTCAAGTCTAAAACATCGCCATGCACATAGCCTTccccaaaaaataagaaataaaaaataaaaacaaatcagacAATATCGTTGTGTTTAAAGAGCCACTTTTGAGTTGTCTTGTCGCACAGTTtgggcttcttcttcttcctcttggCCAGCAGGAAAAAGACCGAGGAGACGCTGCGAGCAAGTCAGAAGAAGAAGGCGTTGAAACTGGCGATGAGATGGGTGGGGACTAAAAAGGGCAGTCGGAgctaagaagaaaaatcacgtTGGGAGGCAAAATCAGCGCTTTTTTACACTCTACACGGTATAcccccaaaagaaaagggggggggggaggatatATAGATAGCCCTCAGAAGAGTAGTAATAAACACGGCTATTAAGACGATGCGAACGATTTCCAACAGAGCACGGTTATAATTGTTCTCTTCACGAATTCGAACTGTGTCGGACactttcttcatctttttttggggCCTAATGTGTCCGTGACCTCACCCTCATTAAACAAATCAACATGTGAAATGGGGGAAcgatgaaaaaacaaaacaaggcgATCGTGTTTCGTGATCCAAGCGCCGCTCAACGCTGTATACGAAACATTAGGCGTTATGCTGATTAGCGTTCAGCGATCTCATTAGTTAATCACGTTGCCGTCGGTGTGGTGTTCAAGGAAAACTCGATGGAGTTATGAGTATAGCATCGAAATCAaaagcatttttatttttctttgaaatcgCATTGTTCAGTAG comes from Daphnia carinata strain CSIRO-1 chromosome 2, CSIRO_AGI_Dcar_HiC_V3, whole genome shotgun sequence and encodes:
- the LOC130685990 gene encoding protein N-terminal asparagine amidohydrolase-like isoform X1 encodes the protein MVLVLGGVVLDEASIDSRNLFHAAPHLKEAAAHVASLPPKVVSPIGLLYLHQREFAVTLPQDTENVSILGTDDCSTCIVVILRHTGSGATCMAHVDGADQESGITPLISRIQEVSLGYANGRIELHLVGGYMDPRGYSERLVINLLHAFHKEPVEIDLVFACIGEMNTTIRGGLAWPIIYGVGFNVKTGEIFHATFPDKGPDMALRSARQLTGSSHLMDMYDCTLGVMRVGPYHYQPLRGVNLWLEQTDDFIVSQLSTAPEVELPHFASKIRAALKYMRDHPFPAVTVFQDNRPRYFRRDESGAWVHMRY
- the LOC130685990 gene encoding protein N-terminal asparagine amidohydrolase-like isoform X2: MVLVLGGVVLDEASIDSRNLFHAAPHLKEAAAHVASLPPKVVSPIGLLYLHQREFAVTLPQDKNVSILGTDDCSTCIVVILRHTGSGATCMAHVDGADQESGITPLISRIQEVSLGYANGRIELHLVGGYMDPRGYSERLVINLLHAFHKEPVEIDLVFACIGEMNTTIRGGLAWPIIYGVGFNVKTGEIFHATFPDKGPDMALRSARQLTGSSHLMDMYDCTLGVMRVGPYHYQPLRGVNLWLEQTDDFIVSQLSTAPEVELPHFASKIRAALKYMRDHPFPAVTVFQDNRPRYFRRDESGAWVHMRY